The Pelecanus crispus isolate bPelCri1 chromosome 7, bPelCri1.pri, whole genome shotgun sequence genome includes a window with the following:
- the NR2F2 gene encoding COUP transcription factor 2 isoform X1 — translation MAMVVGAWRDPQDDVPGAQGTQPSQAPPVQGPPAGAPHTPQTPGPGGPPSTPAQTNPPSQQNQGDKQQQQQHIECVVCGDKSSGKHYGQFTCEGCKSFFKRSVRRNLSYTCRANRNCPIDQHHRNQCQYCRLKKCLKVGMRREVSSLFTAAVQRGRMPPTQPTHGQFALTNGDPLNCHSYLSGYISLLLRAEPYPTSRFGSQCMQPNNIMGIENICELAARMLFSAVEWARNIPFFPDLQITDQVALLRLTWSELFVLNAAQCSMPLHVAPLLAAAGLHASPMSADRVVAFMDHIRIFQEQVEKLKALHVDSAEYSCLKAIVLFTSDACGLSDVAHVESLQEKSQCALEEYVRSQYPNQPTRFGKLLLRLPSLRTVSSSVIEQLFFVRLVGKTPIETLIRDMLLSGSSFNWPYMSIQ, via the exons ATGGCAATGGTAGTCGGTGCGTGGCGAGACCCCCAGGACGATGTGCCCGGAGCTCAGGGAACGCAGCCTTCGCAAGCCCCGCCGGTGCAGGGACCTCCGGCCGGGGCCCCGCACACCCCACAGACCCCGGGGCCCGGGGGCCCTCCCAGTACGCCAGCCCAGACCAACCCGCCAAGCCAGCAGAACCAAGgagacaagcagcagcagcagcagcacattgAATGTGTGGTTTGTGGGGACAAGTCTAGTGGCAAACATTATGGCCAGTTTACCTGCGAGGGTTGCAAGAGTTTCTTCAAGCGGAGTGTAAGGAGGAATCTCAGCTACACTTGTCGTGCCAACAGGAACTGTCCCATTGACCAGCACCACCGCAATCAGTGTCAGTACTGCCGCCTCAAAAAATGCCTCAAAGTTGGCATGAGACGGGAAG TTTCTTCTTTATTTACTGCAGCGGTCCAGAGGGGCAGAATGCCACCCACACAGCCAACTCATGGTCAGTTCGCCTTGACAAACGGGGACCCTCTCAACTGCCATTCCTACCTATCCGGATATATCTCCCTTCTTCTGAGAGCAGAGCCCTACCCCACCTCCCGCTTTGGCAGTCAGTGCATGCAACCCAACAACATCATGGGCATCGAGAACATTTGTGAACTGGCAGCTAGGATGCTCTTCAGCGCGGTGGAGTGGGCCAGGAATATCCCCTTCTTCCCAGACCTCCAGATCACAGACCAGGTGGCCCTCCTGAGGCTGACCTGGAGCGAGTTATTTGTCCTCAACGCTGCCCAGTGCTCCATGCCCCTCCACGTAGCTCCgctcctggcagctgctggccTCCACGCTTCGCCAATGTCTGCTGACCGAGTGGTCGCCTTTATGGACCACATACGAATCTTCCAAGAGCAAgtagaaaaactgaaagcattGCATGTCGACTCTGCAGAATATAGCTGTTTAAAGGCCATAGTCCTCTTCACCTCAG ATGCCTGTGGTCTCTCTGATGTAGCCCATGTTGAAAGTTTACAGGAGAAGTCACAGTGTGCTTTGGAAGAGTATGTTAGGAGCCAGTATCCCAACCAGCCAACACGATTCGGGAAGCTATTACTACGTCTCCCCTCCCTTCGCACTGTCTCCTCTTCTGTCATAGAGCAATTGTTTTTCGTCCGTTTGGTAGGTAAAACCCCCATAGAAACCCTAATCAGGGATATGTTACTGTCTGGCAGCAGTTTTAACTGGCCTTATATGTCCATTCAATAA
- the NR2F2 gene encoding COUP transcription factor 2 isoform X2 → MAMVVGAWRDPQDDVPGAQGTQPSQAPPVQGPPAGAPHTPQTPGPGGPPSTPAQTNPPSQQNQGDKQQQQQHIECVVCGDKSSGKHYGQFTCEGCKSFFKRSVRRNLSYTCRANRNCPIDQHHRNQCQYCRLKKCLKVGMRREAVQRGRMPPTQPTHGQFALTNGDPLNCHSYLSGYISLLLRAEPYPTSRFGSQCMQPNNIMGIENICELAARMLFSAVEWARNIPFFPDLQITDQVALLRLTWSELFVLNAAQCSMPLHVAPLLAAAGLHASPMSADRVVAFMDHIRIFQEQVEKLKALHVDSAEYSCLKAIVLFTSDACGLSDVAHVESLQEKSQCALEEYVRSQYPNQPTRFGKLLLRLPSLRTVSSSVIEQLFFVRLVGKTPIETLIRDMLLSGSSFNWPYMSIQ, encoded by the exons ATGGCAATGGTAGTCGGTGCGTGGCGAGACCCCCAGGACGATGTGCCCGGAGCTCAGGGAACGCAGCCTTCGCAAGCCCCGCCGGTGCAGGGACCTCCGGCCGGGGCCCCGCACACCCCACAGACCCCGGGGCCCGGGGGCCCTCCCAGTACGCCAGCCCAGACCAACCCGCCAAGCCAGCAGAACCAAGgagacaagcagcagcagcagcagcacattgAATGTGTGGTTTGTGGGGACAAGTCTAGTGGCAAACATTATGGCCAGTTTACCTGCGAGGGTTGCAAGAGTTTCTTCAAGCGGAGTGTAAGGAGGAATCTCAGCTACACTTGTCGTGCCAACAGGAACTGTCCCATTGACCAGCACCACCGCAATCAGTGTCAGTACTGCCGCCTCAAAAAATGCCTCAAAGTTGGCATGAGACGGGAAG CGGTCCAGAGGGGCAGAATGCCACCCACACAGCCAACTCATGGTCAGTTCGCCTTGACAAACGGGGACCCTCTCAACTGCCATTCCTACCTATCCGGATATATCTCCCTTCTTCTGAGAGCAGAGCCCTACCCCACCTCCCGCTTTGGCAGTCAGTGCATGCAACCCAACAACATCATGGGCATCGAGAACATTTGTGAACTGGCAGCTAGGATGCTCTTCAGCGCGGTGGAGTGGGCCAGGAATATCCCCTTCTTCCCAGACCTCCAGATCACAGACCAGGTGGCCCTCCTGAGGCTGACCTGGAGCGAGTTATTTGTCCTCAACGCTGCCCAGTGCTCCATGCCCCTCCACGTAGCTCCgctcctggcagctgctggccTCCACGCTTCGCCAATGTCTGCTGACCGAGTGGTCGCCTTTATGGACCACATACGAATCTTCCAAGAGCAAgtagaaaaactgaaagcattGCATGTCGACTCTGCAGAATATAGCTGTTTAAAGGCCATAGTCCTCTTCACCTCAG ATGCCTGTGGTCTCTCTGATGTAGCCCATGTTGAAAGTTTACAGGAGAAGTCACAGTGTGCTTTGGAAGAGTATGTTAGGAGCCAGTATCCCAACCAGCCAACACGATTCGGGAAGCTATTACTACGTCTCCCCTCCCTTCGCACTGTCTCCTCTTCTGTCATAGAGCAATTGTTTTTCGTCCGTTTGGTAGGTAAAACCCCCATAGAAACCCTAATCAGGGATATGTTACTGTCTGGCAGCAGTTTTAACTGGCCTTATATGTCCATTCAATAA
- the NR2F2 gene encoding COUP transcription factor 2 isoform X3, with protein MQAIWDLEQGKYGFAVQRGRMPPTQPTHGQFALTNGDPLNCHSYLSGYISLLLRAEPYPTSRFGSQCMQPNNIMGIENICELAARMLFSAVEWARNIPFFPDLQITDQVALLRLTWSELFVLNAAQCSMPLHVAPLLAAAGLHASPMSADRVVAFMDHIRIFQEQVEKLKALHVDSAEYSCLKAIVLFTSDACGLSDVAHVESLQEKSQCALEEYVRSQYPNQPTRFGKLLLRLPSLRTVSSSVIEQLFFVRLVGKTPIETLIRDMLLSGSSFNWPYMSIQ; from the exons atgcaAGCGATTTGGGACCTTGAACAAGGCAAATATGGTTTTG CGGTCCAGAGGGGCAGAATGCCACCCACACAGCCAACTCATGGTCAGTTCGCCTTGACAAACGGGGACCCTCTCAACTGCCATTCCTACCTATCCGGATATATCTCCCTTCTTCTGAGAGCAGAGCCCTACCCCACCTCCCGCTTTGGCAGTCAGTGCATGCAACCCAACAACATCATGGGCATCGAGAACATTTGTGAACTGGCAGCTAGGATGCTCTTCAGCGCGGTGGAGTGGGCCAGGAATATCCCCTTCTTCCCAGACCTCCAGATCACAGACCAGGTGGCCCTCCTGAGGCTGACCTGGAGCGAGTTATTTGTCCTCAACGCTGCCCAGTGCTCCATGCCCCTCCACGTAGCTCCgctcctggcagctgctggccTCCACGCTTCGCCAATGTCTGCTGACCGAGTGGTCGCCTTTATGGACCACATACGAATCTTCCAAGAGCAAgtagaaaaactgaaagcattGCATGTCGACTCTGCAGAATATAGCTGTTTAAAGGCCATAGTCCTCTTCACCTCAG ATGCCTGTGGTCTCTCTGATGTAGCCCATGTTGAAAGTTTACAGGAGAAGTCACAGTGTGCTTTGGAAGAGTATGTTAGGAGCCAGTATCCCAACCAGCCAACACGATTCGGGAAGCTATTACTACGTCTCCCCTCCCTTCGCACTGTCTCCTCTTCTGTCATAGAGCAATTGTTTTTCGTCCGTTTGGTAGGTAAAACCCCCATAGAAACCCTAATCAGGGATATGTTACTGTCTGGCAGCAGTTTTAACTGGCCTTATATGTCCATTCAATAA